AAGAATACCATAAAGATGAGACAGAAGCTGTCGAAACCGACCAGTATAAGACTCTTGAACAGGCGATCGAATTTGCAATGAAAGAATTGAATATTAGATACGAAGAGGCTAAGGGGACGAAAGATTTATCACAATGGTGATGACATGGACGCAGACGAGTTGATAGGTTATCTAAAGAAATCCATATGCTCGGGATTGGAGGTCGAGCCCCGTACTGTGAACAGATTCATGGTCCATACAGGTTACACATATCCAGATGGTGATGAATTGCACATCCTGATGATCAATGAGGATGGCGGTTGGATGTTTTCTGATGAGGGCCACACCATGATGTGGCTTTCGTATGAGGATTTCAATCTCACAGACTTGAGAAAGGATCTGTTAGAAAGGACGCTGAAAACTAACGGTGTGTCATTTAAAGACGGTGCTTTGTACATCCCAATCGATACCAGTGCTGTCGATTCAATAGGGCTGTCTTTGAAAAGTCTCATCCAAGCCGAGATTCAGGTCGCAGACCTTCTGTATCTGGACAAAGAGACTGTTAAAGATACATTCATAGACGATCTTAAGGCAGCGTTTAGCATCTCATCTTTATCCGATAGGTGTTCCTATGATTACAGGATTACGGGCGATGGAGATACTGAATACTATGCAGATGTTTATGTTAAGAGCAAGATTCCGATCTTGGTTTTTGGGATTCATACAGCATTGCAGTGCTCCAGAGCAACCGTGGCCATGTTGGCGCTCGATAAGAGCGGTTCACAGTATATGTTCATGGCAGTTTTCGATAACAATACACAGGTCCCTGCAAGAGATCGTAACACAGCGATAAATGCTGCCATAAAGACCACGATAGGGTTGGAAGGGGCTGTGGAGGGTGCGGAGAGGCTCATCAGTCTGCAATGATGTGAACGATATTATGTACTAATCGAGCAGAATCATCGACCTTCTCCAATATCACATGAGGCTAGTAATGGTTGATCGTTGTGTCAATCGATTATCAAAATCATGTGCTTGTGAAGTCGCGTCTAAGTCTGCAACACTCCCGGCATTTTGGGAGAGTCATCGTGTTCTTGGCAGCTCTAGAGAGAAGACGGTAAAGGTAGTATCCATCCTAACAGAGTTGCCCGGCGGACGATTGAGCGGACGACGCGCATACGAGTGAGCTGTTAGCGAAGCGAAGTATGCGGTCGACACTGAAGCGCGCTGTGCGGCACGTCGGGTCTCGGCCCAGTGCCCGTCGCTGGCTTTCTTTTTATTGTCACTCCACTATCTTCATTTTTTTGGAGATAATTATATCCACCCATTTCTAATGCCTATATCAATGAAGGGTATTGTCTTTAATGGGCCTGTTGGTTCTGCTCAAGTTCAACAAGAAACTACCGACTCGGTTATGGTTAATTCCATCATTGTTAATTATTGTACTAATGCCCAAGAGACTCTAGATGCTTTATTGGAGTACAAGAGTTCTTTCGATGATGTATTTGGAATTAAAGCATCAGATGTTTCTAAATCAATAGAAATGATACAAGATGGAATCGATTGTAAAAACGAATCCAGAATTAAAAAGGGATTTGGCATTTTGAAAAATATTCTCTTAGGTGTTCCACCGGGATTGATAAGCAATGCATTATCAACAATACTAACAAACGGAGGTTTTTGAATGATAGATTTCATTCAAGATATTCAGTCTTCCTGTGTTAATCAATCTGATGATGTTATTGCCCTTCTGCGCAAAGCCTATATTGTTGCTAGAAAACTAAGTCAATCAGAATTTCAATCTTGGATAGACAATGAGCTAAAAGGATACCCCAGCACAGATAAAGTTCCTCAGTATAGGAAAGTATCTGGAATGATATATGCACGTTGGATAAGCGGGAACTACATTCCTGTTCAATTGGATGATGAAAGTACAAAGCGTCTAACTCGTAGATCGATTACACACTCAATTCCAGAAATAATATCTCTATTGGATAATAACAAGCAACAATATTTTGAGTTGCCATTCATGGGCGACATTAATCAAGCCATTGGCGTTTTAACTGGTCATGAAGCACAATATTATCTCTTTGTAGGTAAGGACCAATTTCAGGGGATTATTGAGGAAGTAATAAACACAATTCTTCGTTGGTCATTTACAATAGAAGAAAACGGTACCAAAGAATGTCAATTACCAGACTTAATAGTAAACAAAGAGGATGGTAAGAATCAATCTGAATCGAATTGTGTTCCCTCACTAATTTTTAATAATGAGGTAGCTTCCGTGCAGATTCAGGTAAACAGTTCAAATTCTTGTCAGAAAACAGGTAAAGAGGACTAAATCGAGACTATCTCACTCATATTATGTTGAAACGAACTGAAAAAGACGAGTTATTGAACTGAATTGATAAAGGCTTTCAGTATCCTGCCTTATATGTACCGTGTAAAATCGGTACATTATGAAGATGATTGGAATCATCTGCATAGCTTCATTCACGACTTCTAATCATCTTAGATGTAAAAAATAAAAAGGCACCGAGTGCCAACAAAATCAAGGTTACCTCCGGAGATATGACGTCTGCTATTACATTGATAAGACTGCCTTCAACACCGCCTACCTCTGATCCCATTCCTCTTATTATTTCGACTAGTACAGATACTACCAGTAACAGAACCAGAAAAGACTCGACGTAGTTTTCTGCAGAAGCGCCTATTTTTCCCATGATTGAGACTATAGATTGAGCTAGAATAATGTTTTTCCGCACTGTTCAGTTTTTCTGAAGAATCTGTCAGAATAAGGAATGAAGGGATATTTGGGCCCAAACCGAAAAACCATATTATCCCCATCATACACTCAAACGGAGTCGAAATGAAGATCTATCTTGACAATTAATGATATGGTCACCCATTGGGTCCAAAGCGGGTTCGGGTCGACCTTTAGGTAAGATCGGACTCAAGCCCGCCAAAAACCCTTTAGATCATACGAAAAAACATGGCCAGACTTCAAAGTCAGCCCTCGAATTATGTAAATAAGCATAAAGATGAGTGGGCCTACCCGGATTTGAACCGGGGTCAATGGCTCCCAAAGCCACAAGTATACCAAGCTAGCCCATAGGCCCACTGATTCCTCGGATTTATCGACGGTATATAAAACGTTTTGATAGAATTCATTCCGTTCTTTTGTACCGTTGTTTGGTGGTGCGTGGACTGTCCGGATACTCCATCTCTATCAGTCCATGTTCCCTTGCTGGTTTGATGTAAGATCTGAGGAAAGATGGGCGTGATTTGTAGGATTGGAGTTCCATGAGCTCTTTGACGCTGTAGTACTTACCAGATTCCATCTTTAGGATGAATTTCGTCAGATGTCTTGGAGGCGCTTCCGTGGCTGTTCTGATCTCGGCCATCGAATCCTCAAGTGCATTCAGTATCATCCTCAGCATGAATTCTATGAATCTGTTGGAATTTCCTGCTGAATTGCAGAAGTTGATCGAATCATAGTATTCCTGCTGGGCCTTCAGGATTCTGTTCTCTATGGGGATCCAATGGAAGATAGCCTTCCATTTCCCGAGCAGTGCGGTCTGCCAGAGTCTTGCCATCCTCCCGTTGCCGTCGGAGAACGGATGTATGAAGACCATCTCATAATGGAATACGCAAGATGCAATCAGGGGATTGACTGTGGATGATGACTCATTCAGCCATGCGAATAGGTTCTCCATATGGGACGGTACGAATTCCGGGGGCGGGCACATGTACACGAACCTGTCTCCGGCGAACACTCCCTCCGCACCAGAACGGAACCTCCCAGCTTCTTTCTCCAGATTCCTTACGATTATCCCATGGAGTTTGAGAAAATCATCCATACTGTATGGGTCGAAATCACCTAGAAGGGAATAGGCCTCGATAGCGTTCTTCACCTCCAATACCTCGTCTTTGGGGCCGATAACCTTGCGACCGTCGATTATATCCTCTACTTGGCCGACGGAAAGGGAGTTGGCCTCGATAGCGCACGATGAATGGATGGACCTGATACGATTTTGCTTTCTCAGTTTCGGATGGGGGTCTAGAAGCTCATAATGCTCTATGCTGTTGACAAGTTCGCCTATGCGGAACACCATGTCCAACATAGTCTGTGAGATCGTGAAAGGAGGAGCTTCAGACATATATCTCACATATATCTTACATATATCTAAAATTATCGTCAATCTGCAACCAAAATGACCAAGCCAGCATATAGGCCCACATATATCTTTGCAAGCCGATGAAAACCATCAGTTCTCCCAAGGATACTTCGGGTCGAGGAGCTCCGTTAGCAGACCGGTTTCTATCGATGACATGGTCTGGAAGTGGTCGTAGATGACTTTTGTCGAAGGATCGACGTTCCTTCCTATTCCGGATACCGCTATCTCCTTCTCCAGGAACTCTGTGGCCTTCCTTATTGGCCTAGGGGCGGTCACATACCAGTGCCCATCCTTCTCATAGGGTTCTCCGTACAGGTTCCCTTTCCAGAACTCCTTGAAGTCCTCGGAGGCCTTCTTCACCTTCGCCGGCGGGCCGATGTGCTCTAAGGTCTCCGGCAATAGGTCGGTCTCCAGCTCGAACACCACCGTCATGCGGAGATCATCCAATCTGTGAACCGCATTCAGGACGTTGAATTCGAATTCGCCGAACTTCTTGATCAGGGCGTACTGCGTCCTCCAGAGCTGTGCCTG
The nucleotide sequence above comes from Methanomassiliicoccales archaeon LGM-RCC1. Encoded proteins:
- a CDS encoding Fic family protein, whose protein sequence is MSEAPPFTISQTMLDMVFRIGELVNSIEHYELLDPHPKLRKQNRIRSIHSSCAIEANSLSVGQVEDIIDGRKVIGPKDEVLEVKNAIEAYSLLGDFDPYSMDDFLKLHGIIVRNLEKEAGRFRSGAEGVFAGDRFVYMCPPPEFVPSHMENLFAWLNESSSTVNPLIASCVFHYEMVFIHPFSDGNGRMARLWQTALLGKWKAIFHWIPIENRILKAQQEYYDSINFCNSAGNSNRFIEFMLRMILNALEDSMAEIRTATEAPPRHLTKFILKMESGKYYSVKELMELQSYKSRPSFLRSYIKPAREHGLIEMEYPDSPRTTKQRYKRTE
- a CDS encoding DUF1828 domain-containing protein translates to MDADELIGYLKKSICSGLEVEPRTVNRFMVHTGYTYPDGDELHILMINEDGGWMFSDEGHTMMWLSYEDFNLTDLRKDLLERTLKTNGVSFKDGALYIPIDTSAVDSIGLSLKSLIQAEIQVADLLYLDKETVKDTFIDDLKAAFSISSLSDRCSYDYRITGDGDTEYYADVYVKSKIPILVFGIHTALQCSRATVAMLALDKSGSQYMFMAVFDNNTQVPARDRNTAINAAIKTTIGLEGAVEGAERLISLQ